A segment of the Deinococcus roseus genome:
CGAACTTGTGCAGCAGGTCAGAGGTGTGCCCATGAAAGCCTCCCGTCTGGTGATGGCTGGGTCTGACCTGGTGAGGAATGAACCTGCAGCGTTGCTTTTGCTCAGTTCAGGTCCCGGTGGGTTGGAAGTCGGACCACCACGGTTGTGCCCTGCCCCACCATGCTTTCCAGGTGAATGGTGCCGCCATGTTCTTCCACAATGGTTCGGGCAATGGCAAGACCCAGCCCGGATCCACCAGGGTCTTTCTCCATCCTGTGGCTGGCCCGGTAGAAGCGCTCGAAGACCTTTTCGAGATCTGATGCAGGAATGCCGATGCCCGTGTCCCTGACTCGCAGTTCCACCCTGTCGCCCTGACAGGAGGTGCTGAGGGTCACCATGCCTCCCTCCGGGGTGTACTTGAGGGCATTGCCCGTCAGGATCACCAGGAGTTGCTTCAGGCGGCCAGGGTCACCCAGAATCGTACATGCCTCCAATGGGTCAGCAGAGAGGACGTGGTTGCCTTTTTGGGTTTCGAACGTCCTCAGGGTGTCCAGCACCAGCTGGTCCAGTCGAACTGCGTCTTCGAGATGCAGCATGTCAGTGTTGCCCCGGGCCATGCCGAGGAGGTCAGAGACGAGACGGCCCAGCCTGAGTGCCTCACGGTGACAATCCTGGATGATCTCCAGCTTTTCTTCCTCTGGGATGTCCTTGTACCGAAGGAGGATTTCCAGGTTGCCTTGAATGCCCGCAATCGGGCTTTTGATTTCGTGGGACGCTTCTGAGACGAATTGTTTTTGCTGTTCACTGAACTGTTCCAGCTGCTGCTGGCTTTCTTTCAAGGCCAGCTCGGCCTGTTTGCGCCCGGTGATGTCCACCAGGGTGCTCATGGACAACAAGGGTTTGCCAGATTCATCCCGGCTGAACACGCTGCCCCGGCCCCACAACCACACCAGGTGCCCATCTTTGTGCCGGATGCGGTACTCCTGTTCAAGCACCTCACCGTTCTTCAAACTGGGTATGCGTGAAACCGTGTCCCGCAAGTGGGCGTGGTCTTCAGGCAAAAAGTGGCCCCACACTTCTTCAGGAGTGAAATTGGCCACTTCTTCGCGGGTGTAACCGACCACGTCAAAGGTGTAGGCATTGGCAAAAATCCGCTGTCCGGTGGTCAGGTCGGTGAGGCTGATGGTGGCTGGAATGGCGTCTGTGACCTGCTGCAAGAAGTTTTTCTGCTCCTCCAGGTCAGACAGGGCTTTTTTCACTGGAGTGATGTTCTGGCTGATCGAGCCCACCCCCACCACCTCTCCGCCCTGCATTTTCACCGGGAAGTAGGTCACCTGCCACCAGCTGGATTCAGCGGTGATGGGAGACTGCATTTCCAGCGATGTGACCTCTCCGGTCTCGAAGACCTGATCAATAAAAGGTTGCACCACCTTGAACACTTCTGGTGAGAGGTCCCGGAAACTCTG
Coding sequences within it:
- a CDS encoding ATP-binding protein, whose translation is MIPDAGTLAAVPATGMLHALNEPAWLMSTDGKEHLYNQKLRETFPPALEEAGARRSRVHPEDLHFTTLRFQEGLQKGERFSMPYRMQMDGQYRWFESTLSPIQHQGQIVAWLGTLRALEDTGLYLQALMDNAPVAISFMDEGYHLRAFNQQLLRDGMHTREEFSNQSFRDLSPEVFKVVQPFIDQVFETGEVTSLEMQSPITAESSWWQVTYFPVKMQGGEVVGVGSISQNITPVKKALSDLEEQKNFLQQVTDAIPATISLTDLTTGQRIFANAYTFDVVGYTREEVANFTPEEVWGHFLPEDHAHLRDTVSRIPSLKNGEVLEQEYRIRHKDGHLVWLWGRGSVFSRDESGKPLLSMSTLVDITGRKQAELALKESQQQLEQFSEQQKQFVSEASHEIKSPIAGIQGNLEILLRYKDIPEEEKLEIIQDCHREALRLGRLVSDLLGMARGNTDMLHLEDAVRLDQLVLDTLRTFETQKGNHVLSADPLEACTILGDPGRLKQLLVILTGNALKYTPEGGMVTLSTSCQGDRVELRVRDTGIGIPASDLEKVFERFYRASHRMEKDPGGSGLGLAIARTIVEEHGGTIHLESMVGQGTTVVVRLPTHRDLN